A genomic region of Oryza glaberrima chromosome 1, OglaRS2, whole genome shotgun sequence contains the following coding sequences:
- the LOC127766525 gene encoding histone H2B.8-like, producing the protein MAPKAEKKPAAKKPAEEEPSAEKAPAGKKPKAEKRLPAGKGEKGSGEGKKAGRKKAKKSVETYKIYIFKVLKQVHPDIGISSKAMSIMNSFINDIFEKLAGESAKLARYNKKPTITSREIQTAVRLVLPGELAKHAVSEGTKAVTKFTSS; encoded by the coding sequence ATGGCGCCCAAGGCGGAGAAGAAGCCGGCCGCGAAGAAgcccgcggaggaggagccctCGGCCGAGAAGGCCCCGGCGGGGAAGAAGCCCAAGGCGGAGAAGCGTCTCCCCGCGGGGAAGGGCGAGAAGGGCAGCGGCGAGGGGAAGAAGGCGGGGCGGAAGAAGGCGAAGAAGAGCGTCGAGACCTACAAGATCTACATCTTCAAGGTGCTCAAGCAGGTCCACCCCGACATCGGCATCTCCTCCAAAGCCATGTCCATCATGAACTCCTTCATCAACGACATCTTCGAGAAGCTCGCCGGGGAGTCCGCCAAGCTCGCCCGCTACAACAAGAAGCCCACGATCACCTCCCGGGAGATCCAGACCGCCGTCCGCCTCGTCCTCCCAGGCGAGCTCGCCAAGCACGCCGTCTCCGAGGGCACCAAGGCCGTCACCAAGTTCACTTCCTCCTAG